The Chloroflexota bacterium genome segment TAGAAGATGACCAATCCCGTGAGCGTGTAGTTGATCTTGACGGGCTGATCCACCACGTGCAGGCCCTGCATTAGAAAAAGGTTGAGCCAGCCGCGGCTGCCGTAGAACAGCAGCAGTCCCAATGCGCCCACCAGTCCGGGGACTGTGATGGGAACCAGGATGGTCAGGCGGAACAGCCGATGCCCCGCGAGTTTCTGGCGCAGGAGCAGCGTCAGCGGCACGGACAGCAGAATGGACAGCACGGTGCACGCGATGGCCAGGAAGAACGTCAGCACGATCACCTGGCGCGAAGAAGCCTGTCCCAGAAAACTCGTGTAGTGCTGAATCGTCCAGCCCGTGGTGAGCCCTTCGGGGCGGAAACTGCGGACGACGGTTACCAACATCGGGTAGAAGAACAGGCCGAAGAAACTGGCAAAGCCCGGCAGGAGCATCAGCAGGCTCATTAATCCGTAACGGTGCTTCTTTAAGAAAGAAGCCATGATCCTCGGTGCCTCCTTGATTTGGATGCGGTCGCGACACGCCCGAGAACGGTCTGGGCGTCCACGCGGGACGCCCAGACCTCACGGGAACTCACCCGCTATTTGGGCAGGAGTACCTCAGGGCCCTTTTCCTTGACCCAGTCGGTGAACTCTTTGTTGTTCAGCCGCACGCGCACCTTCTCAATCTCGCCCCACTTCGGGATCTTGCGCCACACGACATCGGGGATCTTGTCCTCAATAGCGGTGCCGGTGTACTGCCACATCTCCGTGATGAGGCGGATCTGCTGGTCGTCCGACAGCAGGTAGTTGATGACCTTCATGGCCACCGTCTT includes the following:
- a CDS encoding ABC transporter permease subunit produces the protein MASFLKKHRYGLMSLLMLLPGFASFFGLFFYPMLVTVVRSFRPEGLTTGWTIQHYTSFLGQASSRQVIVLTFFLAIACTVLSILLSVPLTLLLRQKLAGHRLFRLTILVPITVPGLVGALGLLLFYGSRGWLNLFLMQGLHVVDQPVKINYTLTGLVIFYVWHYFSYTAVTTLSTLEGLDPAFEEAARVAGASPWQVLRHIVIPLIMPGILAGSVLTFMAAFGAFSIPLITGGSYRPLAVQIYKQIEVFTPARWEAASAMAVVMALLQLAFLTLYMRVLRRPTAS